The Verrucomicrobiota bacterium genome has a window encoding:
- a CDS encoding NAD-dependent malic enzyme: protein MDTNTPTGARKKLRGLPRGTAILNNPLYNKGTAFTDEERDALGLRGLLPPRVFSQEEQVNRILSNFRKKPNDLERYVQLIALQDRNEALFYRVVMDNMDEMMPIIYTPTVGQACQQYGDILRRPRGLYLSPRDRGQFAKIMENWPHDDVRITVVTDGERILGLGDLGTFGMGIPVGKLSLYTACAGIRPEYCMPVTLDVGTENETLLKEPLYTGLRQPRLRGAAYDELVDEFITAFQARYPKALIQFEDFANQNAFRLLHKYQEKACTFNDDIQGTASVALAGVYSALRMMCRKLQDQTILFLGAGEAGIGIGDLIVSAMVDGGMPVEEARKHCWFIDSQGLVVKSRTNLAEHKLHYAHEFPACPDLLSAIATLKPTILVGVSGMPRTFTQPVVELMAKNNERPVIFALSNPTSKAECTATEAYTWSQGRAIYASGSPFAPVTYEGRTFVPGQGNNAYIFPGVGLGVIACESKHVTNSMFSIAARTLANQVMDSDFELGRIYPSLKRIREVSEAIAVAVAEEAYRLNLARKRRPRDLPALIKSQMYDPRYSSYL from the coding sequence ATGGACACAAATACGCCCACTGGCGCGCGCAAGAAACTACGCGGGTTGCCGCGTGGCACAGCTATTCTCAATAACCCCCTGTACAACAAAGGCACGGCGTTCACCGATGAGGAACGCGACGCCCTCGGCTTGCGCGGCTTGCTGCCGCCCCGGGTGTTTTCCCAAGAGGAACAGGTCAACCGGATTCTCAGCAACTTCCGCAAGAAACCGAATGACTTGGAACGGTACGTGCAGCTTATTGCGTTGCAAGACCGCAACGAAGCGCTCTTTTACCGGGTGGTCATGGACAACATGGATGAAATGATGCCGATCATCTACACCCCGACGGTAGGCCAGGCCTGCCAGCAATACGGCGACATTTTACGGCGCCCCCGCGGGTTGTACCTTTCGCCCCGGGATCGCGGGCAATTTGCCAAGATCATGGAGAACTGGCCGCATGACGATGTCCGAATCACGGTGGTGACGGATGGCGAGCGCATTCTGGGCCTTGGCGATCTGGGCACCTTCGGCATGGGCATCCCGGTGGGCAAGCTCTCGTTGTACACCGCCTGCGCCGGCATCCGCCCGGAGTATTGCATGCCGGTGACGCTGGACGTGGGCACGGAAAACGAGACCTTGCTCAAGGAACCGCTTTACACGGGCTTGCGCCAACCCCGGTTGCGCGGCGCGGCTTATGACGAGTTGGTGGATGAATTCATCACGGCCTTTCAGGCACGGTACCCCAAGGCGCTCATCCAGTTCGAAGATTTTGCCAACCAAAACGCCTTCCGGTTGCTGCATAAGTACCAGGAAAAGGCCTGCACCTTCAACGATGATATTCAAGGCACGGCGTCTGTGGCGCTGGCCGGGGTGTACTCCGCTCTGCGCATGATGTGCCGCAAGTTGCAGGATCAGACCATCCTGTTCCTCGGCGCGGGTGAGGCTGGCATCGGCATTGGCGACCTGATTGTCTCGGCGATGGTGGACGGCGGGATGCCGGTGGAAGAAGCCCGGAAGCATTGTTGGTTCATTGATTCGCAAGGCTTGGTGGTGAAGAGTCGGACCAACTTGGCGGAGCACAAATTGCACTATGCCCATGAGTTTCCGGCCTGCCCGGATTTGCTGAGTGCCATTGCCACGTTGAAACCCACCATCCTGGTCGGGGTTTCCGGCATGCCGCGTACCTTCACGCAACCGGTCGTGGAATTGATGGCCAAAAACAACGAGCGCCCGGTCATTTTTGCGCTGTCCAATCCCACCTCCAAGGCGGAATGCACCGCCACCGAGGCCTACACCTGGTCCCAAGGCCGCGCCATCTACGCCAGCGGTAGCCCGTTTGCGCCGGTCACTTATGAAGGCCGCACGTTTGTGCCCGGTCAGGGCAATAACGCGTATATCTTCCCGGGCGTTGGCCTGGGCGTGATTGCGTGCGAATCGAAGCACGTCACGAACAGCATGTTCTCCATTGCGGCTCGTACACTGGCCAATCAGGTGATGGATAGCGATTTCGAATTAGGCCGAATTTACCCCTCCTTGAAACGCATCCGTGAAGTTTCCGAGGCGATTGCCGTAGCGGTGGCGGAAGAAGCCTACCGGCTGAACCTGGCCCGCAAACGTCGGCCCAGGGATTTGCCGGCCCTGATCAAATCCCAGATGTACGATCCCCGGTATTCCAGTTATCTCTAA
- a CDS encoding beta-galactosidase has translation MAAAFGLATAVSAQVIDTSETRVQTTLNPGLKRIGTLTPRSVGEITGQNWALGCETLDRAFTSYDSYRDYLVPLGIKKIRLQGGWATTEREKGKYDWRWLDRVIDDARSRGLEIFLETNYGNPIYAGGGGRGLSGGFPTSDEAWAAWDKWVEAMAIRYKGKVRDWEMWNEPDGNKTHTPEMVADINIRTAEIIKRIIPEARIAGGVLCGPRPDFTEGWLKRITELKKESLFTWFIYHGYTRNPDQGHYENVEKLKVLFQKYAPNIKLWQGEAGTQSEYCLGGALCKYPWTELTQAKWQVRRMLGDLGHDVESLIFSIADLDYNRWEGYRLGDMDRYGLVKTDKQYRLLKVKIAYYAVQNVVAVFDDTLTRVPDYPCEVQCAQATAFYAYKHKPTGQSLLVFWDKSGVPSNTNETVGATFTIAKGSFTEPVWVDTITGGIHEIPAEKIMTDGEKVVFKDIPVYDAPVLIGDKRLFLKTVTP, from the coding sequence ATGGCCGCGGCCTTCGGGTTGGCAACCGCCGTGTCGGCCCAGGTCATTGACACCTCCGAGACGCGGGTGCAAACCACGCTTAATCCCGGCCTCAAACGCATCGGTACCCTTACCCCGCGCAGCGTGGGCGAGATCACCGGCCAGAATTGGGCCTTGGGCTGTGAGACGCTCGACCGCGCCTTTACCAGCTACGATTCATACAGAGATTATCTGGTACCCTTGGGTATCAAAAAAATTCGCCTCCAGGGTGGTTGGGCCACCACTGAACGTGAGAAGGGTAAATACGACTGGCGCTGGCTGGATCGTGTCATTGACGATGCCCGCAGTCGCGGTCTGGAAATCTTTCTGGAAACCAACTACGGCAACCCGATTTATGCCGGGGGTGGCGGCCGTGGACTGTCCGGTGGGTTCCCGACCTCCGATGAAGCCTGGGCTGCCTGGGATAAGTGGGTGGAGGCCATGGCCATTCGGTACAAGGGAAAAGTACGCGATTGGGAAATGTGGAATGAACCGGATGGCAACAAGACACATACGCCCGAGATGGTTGCCGATATCAATATTCGCACCGCCGAAATCATCAAACGCATAATCCCCGAGGCGCGCATTGCCGGCGGTGTGCTGTGCGGACCCAGACCGGATTTCACTGAGGGATGGCTCAAGCGGATCACCGAACTGAAAAAGGAGTCGCTCTTTACGTGGTTCATTTATCATGGCTATACGCGCAATCCCGATCAGGGACATTATGAGAACGTGGAAAAACTCAAAGTGCTGTTCCAGAAATATGCGCCAAACATCAAACTGTGGCAGGGTGAGGCCGGCACGCAATCGGAATATTGCCTTGGCGGCGCGCTGTGCAAGTATCCGTGGACCGAGCTGACCCAGGCCAAATGGCAGGTCCGCCGCATGTTGGGCGACTTGGGGCATGACGTCGAGTCGCTGATCTTTTCCATTGCCGATCTGGATTATAACCGTTGGGAAGGCTACCGGTTGGGCGATATGGACCGTTACGGTTTGGTGAAGACCGATAAGCAGTACCGTCTGCTCAAGGTGAAGATCGCCTATTATGCGGTGCAAAACGTGGTCGCTGTGTTTGACGACACCTTGACGCGGGTGCCGGATTATCCATGCGAAGTCCAGTGCGCTCAGGCGACTGCCTTTTATGCTTATAAACATAAACCGACCGGCCAGTCGTTACTGGTATTTTGGGACAAGAGCGGAGTGCCATCCAACACGAACGAGACCGTGGGCGCGACCTTCACGATTGCCAAGGGTAGCTTCACCGAGCCGGTCTGGGTGGACACAATCACCGGTGGCATCCATGAAATCCCGGCGGAGAAAATTATGACGGATGGTGAAAAAGTGGTCTTCAAAGATATCCCGGTTTATGACGCTCCAGTGTTGATTGGCGACAAACGTCTTTTCCTGAAAACGGTGACTCCATGA